One Glycine soja cultivar W05 chromosome 7, ASM419377v2, whole genome shotgun sequence genomic window, CATTTTCAGGCAGGTTAGGTGAAATCCAACCCAACCCATTAGCTTGTGTGGTTAGCCTTATTTCAGTCTATCAAAAACAGACTCGCAACAGGTCGGCATGCCGCATGGGTTAGCTTGACgagttaagtttttttattaaaaatataggtaaaaataattaaaaatagtactactataagatttcatatttttattttattttaatataaaagtagTGTTTTGTTTAGGATCCAATATTTTAAGTTTAGAGATAATCAATACATTTATATGTGTATCTGAAGTAATTTTATTGTTGTCTTTAACATTGAAGACAAAGTAGGcagagaaattaaataaaaggaacaatttgtttaaactttttttccGCATATTTTgtctcatatttttaaatttccatgcatttttttttctttactttcaaaatgattttgtcgttctatttttaaaatttcacacattttattcttaatcatgTGTACTGCTAGGCTGACATTAGAGTGTCAcgttagtaaaattaaaattgttacgtTATTAGTTAATTAACCATAATCAATATTTAACTAACAAAGAGgcaaattttgcaatttttaaaaaatgggagGTAAACTGGGTGAGAAAAAGAATTTGTAATAAGATTtgccaaattataaaaataacagaACAAAATATACGATCATTAAAATTAGGTGAGTAAAGAAGTGTTTGGTTTGGtgagttatatttttattttcactacaaataaaaaatggtaaTAAAGATGTGTTTGGTTAAAATCAGAATCTTGATTTtgggtaaaataaaaatgtaatgacaataaatataattttaaataaatctaaaaatatatttcttgttgaaaatatttttatttttctaaaaataaaaaataaaaaattaaaccaaacatattttcaaaattttaatcttttaaaaatgaaaacaatttaaaaacaaaatacaaatcaaatatATCCTAGATATGCATGAGATTCAACGATTAGTATTGCTCTAGCAGCCTGCTTGTATCTTAGGTGGATCTTATGTACGTGGGGTTGCTTCAGGTAAAACTCAGTGTtcggattaaaataaaataaaataaatctaaccACTTATTCCACAATGACTTcacaattaatcataattatttaatgttagcatacataaaaaaaaaaaaacctaaaacaatTCATGCTCCGTCGGTTCTTTACAACTCATTAGCATCCTTTGTTTCAAATTACAATGACATTGATCATTCGTGAAATGTCAtaatcctttcttttttcctttttttaatcaacaaatATCACAATGCAATGCCAATTATTGAAGCTACTTCAAGCAATTAAACAAAAGGAAGGATAACAAATTAATCAATACAACATTCGATGAAAGTTAATTATCTAAATGATTGAGATCAAGGAAATGCTTGAATGTGACtttttgtttaagttttttctaattttttattataaataaataaatcattttgaaTGTCACTGGTACAAAATTATTCCAAATTAATCAGTATTTTTGAATTCAAGTCATAAAAtacaactaaattaattaaataatcagAAAAAAACATGGTTTTACTTGTTTCAAAATCTATTTTTAGGAGTACATGCGTATCTAAATGTGTATCTCAATCGCAAAAAtagtttgtttttaataaaaaatacatgtgtatCTAAATAGATACAGTAAGTTATTTAAATtgcactaaattatttttaaaagaataataatatatggatatctattaattataaatatcttcttatctctttttttcatcatttcataaattgtattatatttatattttttttatctctcattAAGTGTTTGGATAACATCATGGTgtacaccaattttttttttaaattaggcttgtaaatattttttattcttaataaatattcaatttttgtatttacttcttaataattttttattttgctttaggtctctaataaaataatatttttttattctcaagaattttttttaatctacgaTAAATTAACGAATTTTACGTTTGATTTTcaataaactttatttatttattattagtcgggattaaaataaaattcattaatttgtgaggaagcaaacacaaaatttattaattgactaaaataaaatattaaaggaaaaaaataattattttattagaaactcaaaaaaaaaattattaaaaaataaacataaaaatcaaatatttattagagataacaatatatttaaacacttaaaattatattaaaaggtaaattattatttttttagagaagaaaTTAACATGCAAAGTAAAAGCATCTccaatgaaatttttttgaaagatttctTAATTGGAGTAAATCTATATAACaagaaaatttcttaaaaataagatatatatcTCTTATAAGAAATTGTTTTtctagtaataaaaaataatatttatctgaCAAACAAAAAGTCACCATGattaagtgaaaataaattatataataaaatgtaatttttttatttttttaagattttcttactatttaatcaaaattatgtataaatttcTTACCACAAcataacattttaaatataaaaaataatataaaaactacaaaaaaaaaaccttaaaaaatcttaacaaatttctattgaaaatactataagagaaagagaaaggaagaCAAAAGGAAAGAGGAGGGAAGAGTGGCAGAGAATCGAGGAGGCGCAAGAGTAGGACGCGGGGAATCCTGAACGCCAAAGACTGAGGCGAATATTTAGCTGAAAATAAATTCACACCACAACCCAACACAAacactttctctttctttctctcttcaatCTTGatcccattttttttcttctctcttccttCCTTTGGAATTGAATTCAGCATCAGCATGAACAGCAGGTCTCAGGATCAACGCTCAAGACCTGCCAAGCCAGCCACAATCCATGGCTGCGCCCTCTCCGGCGACCTCGTTGGACTCCAGAGGCTACTTCGAGACAACCCTTCTCTTCTCAACGAGAGAAACCCTGTTGTAAGATCCCCATTTCCACCGACTGGGCATCCCCAAAATGCTATCCTTTTTCTTATGAAGCTTTGAAAATTAGATCTTTGTGATGTTGTGTGTGAAAAAGTTTGTGCTTTTGTTGATGGGGTAATGCCATTTTCAGTtctcacttcttttttttttggttaattggGGGTTTTGGAATGATGTGCATATGTTCAGATCTACTTGGTTTTGACTAATGATGACTTTGGCTGCCGGGTGTAATCTGGTTCCTTGTATGATTAAGTGGTAGGTTTGTGATCTTATGAACTAGTAAACTTAGTGAGGTGGTAGGAAAAGATACCAATGTCATATGGGGATTACCTTGATTGTAGCACTCTTGTTTGATTTGATCCTTATTTTTTGCAATACTAGCACCTTTTTTGTTCAATATGTCAGCTACATTAGGAATTGGAAGACAAATGTGAGACAAGCATGGTGCCTTGGGTGTTAAATATGCTAGGTAGGTATGATGGAGATTGCTCAGGGGGTTACAGCTTATTGACAATTGTTTTTCATGACAGTTTTTTGGCGTATTTTGGTTGAAGAGGAATTGGGTTGGTTTTCAAGGGGAAGACTTCATATTTTTAGACTTATCATGGGAAAGGACTAGTTTATGGCTTCTCTTTGCTGATCATTTTGTTGGGTTTTCATCTTGTGGTTTATGTGACAGATATGGCCAATGTAAAGGGATAGGAGGGTGTTATTGACTATCTATTTATCCGATTGCTTCCTTTTGTGATTCAAGTATTAAGGTTTTAAAAAGGTGGGGTGTATGAGGCATTAGTAAGATTTTTGCTTGGCTTTTCTATGTATTGGTATTTTGATTTCTTGCTTTTTAGGATTAGGATTCCATAtgattcttataaattttatatgctTGAGGCTGAGGATCTCATCTGTTATACATGCAGATGGCACAGACACCACTTCATGTCTCCGCTGGTCACAATAGGACTGAGATAGTTAAATTTCTTCTTGATTGGCAAGGGACAGATAAGGTTGAGATGGAGGCCAAGAATATGGTGGGCACACATCCACTTTTTACTAAAGTTATTCTtagaatataaatatgtataatcTAGACTTCCAGCAATTGTCTTGTAATTCTGAAAAGGTTTCTTTGTATACTATTGCAGTATGGAGAAACTCCATTGCACATGGCAGCTAAGAATGGGTGCAATGAAGCCGCACAATTACTTCTTGCTTGTGGTGCTACTGTTGAAGCCAGAGCAAATGTGATTATTTTTGTCATTCCATCTGTCATTTAATCTTgtttaaatcaaacaagaattttttttaggcTTTATAATGCATATAAAAGTTTGTTCTTGCAGAACGGTATGACACCTTTACATCTTGCTGTTTGGTACTCACTACGAGCAGAAGAATTCTTAACTGTGAAAACATTGCTTGAGTACAATGCTGATTGCAGTGCCAAGGACGATGTAATGAACTTATTTTCCTGATTTATCTGTTATTTTAACATTGTCGGTGAAATCATCATAGATgctcaagactattaattgcaGGAGGGAATGACTCCTTTAAATCATCTATCCCAAGGCCCGGGAACTGAGAAACTTAGGGAACTATTACTCTGGCATCTTGAAGAACAAAGGAAGCAGCGAGCCATTGAGGCATGCAGTGAAACCAAAGCTAAAATGGATGAGCTTGAGAAGGAACTATCAAATATTGTCGGTCTTAATGATCTAAAAGTACAACTACGCAAGTGGGCAAAGGGCATGCTTTTGGATGAGAAACGTAGATCTCTTGGTCTGCATGTTGGCAGGAGAAGACCACCTCATATGGCCTTTCTAGGCAACCCTGGAACAGGTTTTTAGAATACTATTCTCATATTAATGATTGATTATTTTAGAATATCTCACTATTATTATCTTGCAATCAATATTGGAAAGATTTCTTATTGTGCACTTAATTTCATTGTCTCCATTCACCATTCCAtgctatactatttttttttatcagcaaagtcCATGCTATActattgattgtatttttttattgaattgtcATGTTTCTATCTGATCAGTTTGGCATGATATTCTGATTGTATATACCCATTTTCATGAACACTTGATTGGTATAGGGGAATGATATTTAgttctaaaattaatttctatatgACTTGTGTATTTAATAGGTAAAACTATGGTAGCACGGATTCTTGGaaaattactccatatggtgGGAATTCTACCCACTGATAAAGTGACAGAAGTACAGCGGACTGATTTAGTTGGTGAATTTGTTGGGCACACTGGTCCAAAAACAAGGAGGAAGGTATGCTATTTACTTTGAAATCCTTCTCCTATTTCAGAAACCAAATTTTCTGTGTTGCTTAATGAGTTCAAACTCCAAACACTGCCTACAGATCAAGGAAGCAGAGGGGGGAATTCTTTTTGTTGATGAAGCCTATAGATTGATACCAATGCAAAAGTCCGACGATAAGGACTATGGGTTGGAAGCTTTAGAGGAGATTATGTCTGTCATGGACAGTGGCAAGATTGTAGTAATATTTGCTGGCTACTGTGAGCCAATGAAGCGAGTCATCGCTTCTAACGAAGGTTTCTGTAGACGGGTGACCaagttttttcaatttaatgatTTCAACTCAGAAGAACTAGCGCAAATCCTTCACATCAAGATGAATAATTTAGCTGAAGATAGTTTGCTATATGGATTTATGTTGCATCCCGATTGCTGTATAAAAGCCTTAGCAGCATTGATAGAGAGGGAAACAACAGAAAAGCAGCGTAAAGAGACAAATGGAGGTTTGGTAGATACCATGTTGGTTAATGCTAGAGAAAATTTAGACCTAAGGCTCAGCTTTGACTGTATGGATACAGAAGAACTTCTTACCATCACATTGGTAGATTTAGAAGCAGGCCTTCAGCAATTAACACAGTAATCATTCTTTGCAATCTAGTAGATATTTTGGAGAGATTCATTTCAGCTTACCTCAATTTTCACACAAGTTTGACATCTGCACAATGAGGAACATATCATGAATAAGTTTGGTACAATAGGTTGATTCTTTTGGGAGTTCTTTTCCTTGTattttgtaattgataatattatataGGCTTCATTCATGTACtttgctatatttttttaatctgaatAATGATTTGTAGACACCTAATGCAAATCTATACCTTGAGAGAAAGAACtagaagagagagaagtgaTTATTTGATGAGTGATATGATGTGATTaagaagggagaggaagagagataGGGAGAAATGAAGGGTCAAATGAAATGAGTGTTTAGGTAGCTATGTATCATTGTTGTTTTTATCTGCctttcatttgtattcattgTATGTTATTATTCATTATTGTGGGGGAGTAACGAAATCTTCTTTTATTTGTGGCTGTcccaaaatattttcattattattaaccATTAATGGTTTGTTAATTGgtgatgctttttatttttgaagtattGCTTTTGCGCGTATGTATGATACTGAATGGCCGTTGGATGTCACATTCATATTTGTTGAATATCGAGTTTTTCAAGCTTTTGGTCATTTTGGTGTTCGAATATTAAAATAGGCTTTTAATAAACGATTTTCCACGAGAAAGAAGGTTATTGTTATAACAAAAATTGCTGACAAAAAGattaattttctatattttcatatgtAGGTCTTATGAGttgttcacaaaaaaatatatactcttCACAGATTTaagatagaaaatatattttttaatgtttttattcaatGGAAATTCGAATAGTTGTTAActtgttatatatttatatatttcaatttaaaaatacttccccttaataaaaatcacaaactAACCCACCTCAATAACTCATCTTTATATTTAAACATATTTGTGAAGACTCAATTAATTACTTTGTCATCGGGAAAATTTTCCAATTACGGGATgaatcaatgttttgaaaaaagatTATGGAATTCGAGCAATAAGACAAGACATTCTTTACCTAATTCATCACCAAAACTTGTTGTGTCTTGAAAAGTAAGCACAGAATCTAAACAGGCCAAATCAACTTCTTGTTCCCATTAGCAAAATTCAAGGAAAGTTTGTAAATCCAGAACATTACGTGCAAGCCAGTAATAACAAACACTTAGAAAATTTGCATTTCTTTCCCCGAAGAAAACCCAACAACGGAAAACAGAACATATACAAAAATAGCAAGACAAAGGttaaggaaaacaaaaacagcAATGCTACATggtcaaagatttttttttgactGAATATAAAGGTGACTAGGTGAGTGTTAGTGATAAGAACAACCACTTATTCATCTGAAAAAACACCATtactgaaaaaaatattaacaaaaaactGATTCTCCAGTACTTTTCAAACAAAGATGATATAAGAAAGAATCAGATCAGCCAAttgctttttgttttaaattacttttgtttgaccaattctcattttcttttaatgaatattattatttttaatttatttaaatatatttttaaaatttttctactttataaaattatgtttaagaCTAAAATCATCTTCCTATGgcatatcctttttttttcctaatcagTAACTATTTTATTCATCTCATTACTTGACTTTTATTATTTCAGtaagagtaaaattgaattagttaTCAAAATTGTATAGATTCAACTTTTTAATCCTTAACTTTCTAATAAACTATACCTTTTTTTAAGTGtagtaaaatttcatttaatatctTTCTGTTTCAATTTTACAAAACTTCTATTAATTTATACAACATATTCCTCTTATATGTATCCTTTTCATCAACATATAGATATATCTCTTATATTTCTTCATatgtaaaagtttatttttatacatagttaatataaattttattatactatcaaactaattaaaaattatattaaatatgatttttaagataagtATAATATATAACGAGAAAAAGTATAGtagaaattaataaacttattatgtAGTTATGATTGGAAGAGTTATGCACTATTCTCTCCCAATAAATtatgaaagctaaaaagaaagatattttataaatttttatgggTAAACTATATCTGATTAGcctaaaattttgaaaagtattaattttgaacttataattattcttataaaaataaaatatatttttacttgttttTGGTGGTAATCTAACTTAATTAACAGATCTAAAAATTCctaaaataaactaaacaatTTATGGCTACTTAAAACCTAAAAAGTTGCAACTTTTTATGactttttggataattttttcgCAACCATGAGGAAAATGAAACATTAAGAATTAAGTGTCATTTACATGTACTTGagagggtgaaaaaaaaaattagatctgTTAGTTAGTTACGTCAGACACATCATTAACAAAGTTGTCATTATAAAACAGCGTTATATTTTTACAAATGaccaaataaattaatataatttataaaaaaacgaaattaatatgtttttttttttaattttacatcaaCCTAAACATATTTAACCCAAATTTATCAAACCTCACTAGCGGTGAGTGGTAAGTGGTAATTGCAATAACCGAACGTAGCAGGGTCAGTATTCGGTGACT contains:
- the LOC114418560 gene encoding uncharacterized protein LOC114418560 isoform X1, with translation MNSRSQDQRSRPAKPATIHGCALSGDLVGLQRLLRDNPSLLNERNPVMAQTPLHVSAGHNRTEIVKFLLDWQGTDKVEMEAKNMYGETPLHMAAKNGCNEAAQLLLACGATVEARANNGMTPLHLAVWYSLRAEEFLTVKTLLEYNADCSAKDDEGMTPLNHLSQGPGTEKLRELLLWHLEEQRKQRAIEACSETKAKMDELEKELSNIVGLNDLKVQLRKWAKGMLLDEKRRSLGLHVGRRRPPHMAFLGNPGTGKTMVARILGKLLHMVGILPTDKVTEVQRTDLVGEFVGHTGPKTRRKIKEAEGGILFVDEAYRLIPMQKSDDKDYGLEALEEIMSVMDSGKIVVIFAGYCEPMKRVIASNEGFCRRVTKFFQFNDFNSEELAQILHIKMNNLAEDSLLYGFMLHPDCCIKALAALIERETTEKQRKETNGGLVDTMLVNARENLDLRLSFDCMDTEELLTITLVDLEAGLQQLTQ
- the LOC114418560 gene encoding uncharacterized protein LOC114418560 isoform X2, coding for MAQTPLHVSAGHNRTEIVKFLLDWQGTDKVEMEAKNMYGETPLHMAAKNGCNEAAQLLLACGATVEARANNGMTPLHLAVWYSLRAEEFLTVKTLLEYNADCSAKDDEGMTPLNHLSQGPGTEKLRELLLWHLEEQRKQRAIEACSETKAKMDELEKELSNIVGLNDLKVQLRKWAKGMLLDEKRRSLGLHVGRRRPPHMAFLGNPGTGKTMVARILGKLLHMVGILPTDKVTEVQRTDLVGEFVGHTGPKTRRKIKEAEGGILFVDEAYRLIPMQKSDDKDYGLEALEEIMSVMDSGKIVVIFAGYCEPMKRVIASNEGFCRRVTKFFQFNDFNSEELAQILHIKMNNLAEDSLLYGFMLHPDCCIKALAALIERETTEKQRKETNGGLVDTMLVNARENLDLRLSFDCMDTEELLTITLVDLEAGLQQLTQ